A window of the Actinobacillus genomosp. 1 genome harbors these coding sequences:
- a CDS encoding YbhB/YbcL family Raf kinase inhibitor-like protein codes for MKVISSAIKNGAFEDKYGKRGSQFSPNGMPSYSIPFEISEVPEGTKSFAVVLEDKDAITASGFVWIHWLIADLERTKIAENESLTATDFVQGANSWASKLGNFSLEEASNYGGMAPPNCKHRYELIVYALDTKLNLTSGFRFNDLHFAMQDHILASASIMGTYDV; via the coding sequence ATGAAAGTAATTAGCTCTGCGATTAAAAACGGTGCGTTTGAAGATAAATACGGCAAACGCGGCAGTCAATTCAGCCCGAACGGTATGCCGAGTTATTCGATTCCGTTTGAAATTAGTGAGGTACCTGAAGGTACGAAATCTTTTGCCGTTGTTTTGGAAGATAAAGATGCGATTACCGCCAGCGGTTTCGTTTGGATTCATTGGTTAATTGCCGATTTAGAGCGTACCAAAATTGCCGAAAATGAAAGCCTGACCGCCACCGATTTTGTACAAGGTGCAAATTCTTGGGCAAGTAAATTAGGTAACTTTTCTCTCGAAGAAGCTTCAAATTATGGCGGTATGGCACCGCCGAATTGTAAACACCGTTACGAACTTATCGTTTATGCGCTGGATACCAAGCTGAATTTAACTTCGGGTTTCCGTTTCAATGATCTGCATTTTGCAATGCAAGATCACATTCTAGCCAGCGCAAGTATCATGGGAACTTATGACGTTTAA
- a CDS encoding type II toxin-antitoxin system RelE/ParE family toxin — MYEIVFYRDKRGREPVKEFLLRLLKEQQEGSRERLHKISHHLSILHLHGTRAGENYIKHLEDRIWQLRPVGDCLLFASIIRGKFVLLHYFAKNNYRIPKREIERAKVRLADLQERIKDEPYWF, encoded by the coding sequence ATGTATGAAATAGTCTTTTATCGAGATAAACGAGGGAGAGAACCCGTTAAAGAATTTCTGTTAAGGTTGTTAAAAGAACAGCAGGAAGGCAGTCGAGAACGATTACACAAAATTAGCCATCATTTAAGCATTTTACATTTGCACGGCACTCGTGCCGGCGAGAATTATATCAAGCATTTGGAAGATCGTATTTGGCAGCTACGTCCGGTCGGTGATTGTCTGTTATTTGCAAGTATCATTCGAGGTAAATTCGTATTATTGCATTATTTTGCCAAAAATAATTATCGAATTCCGAAACGGGAGATAGAACGTGCAAAAGTTCGTTTAGCAGATCTACAGGAGAGAATAAAAGATGAGCCCTATTGGTTCTAG
- a CDS encoding calcium/sodium antiporter: MLYALLAIVIGLILLVWSADKFVEGAASSARHFGMSPLLIGIVIVGFGTSAPEMLVSASSAMKGASGIALGNAYGSNITNIALILGVTALIKPIIVASEVIKKELPILILITLVSAYFLMDAQVTRLEAIILLVIFAIYMAWTIWLALQSKNDTLAQTESLNEEKFPIKKALFWVVVGLLFLMASSQLLVWGAVEIAKYFGVSDLVIGLTIVAVGTSLPELASSIIAARKGESDLALGNIVGSNLFNALAVVGIAGVIEPMQVEAEVFSRDMLVMLAVTILLFFFAFSFRKRPGRINRVEGCVLFMCYVAYTLYLLKTAV; the protein is encoded by the coding sequence ATGTTATATGCTTTATTAGCCATTGTTATCGGCTTAATTTTACTCGTTTGGAGTGCAGATAAATTTGTAGAAGGCGCAGCTTCTTCCGCACGTCATTTCGGTATGTCCCCCTTGTTGATCGGGATTGTGATTGTCGGTTTCGGCACCTCGGCACCGGAAATGTTGGTATCGGCTTCTTCCGCAATGAAAGGTGCTTCGGGGATTGCGCTCGGTAATGCTTACGGCTCCAATATCACCAATATCGCGCTGATCTTAGGGGTAACCGCATTAATCAAACCGATTATCGTTGCTTCCGAGGTCATTAAAAAAGAACTCCCGATTTTAATTTTAATTACTTTGGTTTCCGCTTACTTCTTAATGGATGCGCAAGTCACTCGTTTGGAAGCGATTATTTTACTGGTGATTTTCGCAATCTATATGGCTTGGACAATCTGGCTTGCGCTACAAAGTAAAAACGACACACTGGCTCAAACGGAATCGTTAAACGAAGAAAAATTTCCGATTAAGAAAGCCTTATTTTGGGTGGTTGTCGGTTTACTTTTTTTAATGGCAAGTTCTCAGTTACTGGTTTGGGGTGCGGTTGAGATTGCTAAATATTTCGGTGTAAGCGATTTAGTTATCGGTTTAACCATTGTAGCGGTCGGTACATCATTACCTGAATTGGCTTCATCAATTATTGCGGCTCGTAAAGGCGAATCGGATCTTGCTTTAGGTAATATTGTCGGCTCGAACTTATTTAACGCTTTAGCTGTTGTCGGTATTGCAGGGGTAATTGAACCGATGCAAGTGGAAGCGGAGGTTTTCTCCCGTGATATGCTTGTAATGTTGGCGGTAACTATCCTATTATTTTTCTTTGCGTTTAGTTTCCGTAAAAGACCGGGCAGAATTAATAGAGTAGAGGGTTGCGTGCTATTTATGTGTTATGTGGCCTACACCTTATATCTGTTAAAAACAGCGGTTTAA
- a CDS encoding protein-disulfide reductase DsbD, with amino-acid sequence MLKRFIFLFVSLTLTFSAHAGLFGNDQPKYLTGSEAFAFSATPKSDNQIELNWQIADGYYLYKKEIQVTPQNAEIQPLAFPIAENYHDEFFGNVEIFRDQLTLPVTFSAAQANSSLSVRYQGCTKGFCYPPETVTIALDGQPAVDSVQNFAKNSANSTASQLQANAPKAEQDQLAENLANNRLSIFWFFVLGIGLAFTPCVLPMLPLLSAIVIGNKQRPNTFKALLLSFAYVQGMALTYTLLGLVVAAIGLPFQVALQSPPVLISLAILFTILAASMFGLFEIRLPNSWQQKLNAMSQKQQGGAFGSVFVMGMIAGLVASPCTSAPLSGALLYVAQSGDLLTGGLALYLLALGMGIPLILITLFGNRILPKSGDWLLKVKTAFGFVMLALPVFLLSRILPSHYESFMWSALAMVFVGWLISVIPTQGLIKQAVRIALFFTFALASYPWANLVWNQGNAHSAQVSNHLAFERVQSLAELQAKLTASQGKKVMLDLYADWCVACKEFEKYTFTDQAVQQKLAEMVVLQVDMTNNSAQNDELMKHFNVLGLPTILFFDENGNELTQSRVTGFLEANQFLSWLNQL; translated from the coding sequence ATGCTAAAACGTTTTATCTTTCTCTTCGTTAGCCTGACGCTAACATTTTCCGCACATGCCGGTCTATTTGGTAATGATCAGCCCAAATACTTGACCGGATCCGAAGCATTCGCTTTTTCGGCGACACCGAAATCCGATAATCAAATTGAACTGAATTGGCAAATTGCAGACGGCTATTATCTGTATAAAAAGGAAATCCAGGTCACTCCGCAAAATGCCGAAATCCAGCCGTTAGCTTTCCCTATTGCGGAAAATTATCACGATGAATTTTTCGGTAATGTGGAAATTTTCCGTGATCAGCTGACGCTACCGGTAACATTCTCTGCGGCACAAGCAAACAGTAGTCTTTCGGTTCGTTATCAAGGCTGTACCAAAGGTTTTTGCTATCCGCCTGAAACGGTCACCATTGCATTAGACGGACAACCAGCGGTCGATTCCGTACAAAATTTTGCAAAAAATAGTGCAAATTCAACCGCTTCTCAGCTACAGGCTAATGCGCCGAAAGCGGAACAAGATCAGCTTGCCGAGAACTTAGCCAACAATCGCTTATCGATTTTCTGGTTCTTTGTGCTGGGTATCGGTTTAGCCTTTACCCCGTGCGTATTACCAATGCTGCCGTTGTTATCTGCGATTGTAATTGGCAATAAGCAACGCCCTAATACGTTCAAAGCTTTATTACTCAGCTTTGCTTATGTACAAGGTATGGCGCTTACTTATACGCTGTTAGGCTTAGTGGTGGCGGCGATCGGCTTACCGTTCCAAGTAGCGTTACAAAGCCCGCCGGTGCTGATTTCACTTGCGATTTTATTCACCATTTTAGCCGCTTCGATGTTCGGCTTATTTGAAATCCGCTTGCCGAATTCATGGCAGCAAAAACTGAATGCAATGAGCCAAAAACAGCAAGGTGGTGCATTTGGTAGCGTTTTTGTAATGGGGATGATTGCCGGCTTAGTGGCTTCGCCCTGTACTTCCGCGCCGTTATCCGGCGCATTACTGTATGTTGCCCAAAGTGGGGACTTGCTCACCGGCGGATTAGCACTCTATTTATTAGCATTAGGAATGGGGATTCCGTTAATTCTGATTACCTTATTCGGCAACCGTATTTTACCGAAATCGGGCGATTGGTTATTAAAAGTAAAAACCGCATTCGGTTTTGTGATGTTAGCATTACCGGTCTTTTTACTTAGCCGTATTTTACCGAGCCATTACGAGTCGTTTATGTGGTCGGCACTGGCGATGGTATTTGTCGGTTGGTTGATTAGCGTGATTCCTACACAAGGCTTAATCAAACAAGCGGTCAGAATTGCATTGTTTTTTACATTTGCGCTTGCTTCTTACCCTTGGGCGAACTTAGTCTGGAATCAAGGTAACGCTCATTCGGCGCAAGTAAGCAATCACTTAGCGTTTGAACGCGTGCAATCACTTGCAGAATTACAAGCAAAATTGACCGCTTCACAAGGCAAAAAAGTGATGTTGGATCTATATGCCGATTGGTGTGTGGCGTGTAAGGAGTTTGAGAAATACACCTTTACTGATCAAGCCGTACAGCAAAAATTGGCGGAAATGGTGGTGCTGCAGGTGGATATGACCAATAACTCGGCACAAAACGATGAGTTAATGAAACACTTTAATGTATTAGGTTTACCAACCATTTTATTCTTTGATGAGAACGGTAATGAGCTGACGCAATCAAGAGTTACCGGCTTCTTAGAAGCAAATCAATTTTTAAGTTGGCTAAATCAGTTATAA
- a CDS encoding helix-turn-helix domain-containing protein, producing the protein MSPIGSSWTSFEQEIFDELEIAETQFRIRLILEIIETRQQLGISQRKLEKLSGVKQSMIARVEKGSVNPSLATVLKLLVPLGKTLQIVPLDKPKVPR; encoded by the coding sequence ATGAGCCCTATTGGTTCTAGTTGGACATCGTTTGAACAAGAAATTTTTGACGAGTTGGAAATAGCCGAAACACAATTTCGCATACGGCTTATTTTAGAGATTATTGAAACCCGTCAGCAACTGGGGATCTCACAAAGAAAGCTGGAAAAATTAAGCGGTGTGAAACAATCCATGATTGCGCGAGTAGAAAAAGGTTCGGTTAATCCGTCTTTGGCGACTGTATTGAAATTACTCGTTCCGTTAGGTAAGACTTTACAAATCGTACCGCTGGATAAGCCTAAAGTACCACGTTAA